The proteins below come from a single Vanacampus margaritifer isolate UIUO_Vmar chromosome 10, RoL_Vmar_1.0, whole genome shotgun sequence genomic window:
- the LOC144058942 gene encoding C-terminal-binding protein 1 isoform X2, protein MGSSHLLNKGMPLGIRPPIMNGPMHPRPLVALLDGRDCTVEMPVLKDVATVAFCDAQSTQEIHEKVLNEAVGALMYHTITLMREDLEKFKALRIIVRIGSGYDNIDIKSAGELGIVVCNMPAASVEETADSTLCHILTLYRRTTWLHQALREGTRVQSVEQIREVASGAARIRGETLGLIGLGRVGQAVALRAKTFGFNVIFYDPYLADGVERSLGLQRVTTLQDLLFHSDCVSLHCSLNEHNHHLINDFTVKQMRQGAFLVNTARGGLVDEKALAQALKDGRIRGAALDVHETEPFSFSQGPLKDAPNLICTPHAAWYSEQASLEMREEAAREIRRAITGRIPDSLKNCVNKEFLSQNNHWTAVEPANVHPELNGAYRYPPGVVSMTAGGLPPPVEGIVPSAVPVAHALPPAVVHPPHTPSPGHNTVKPPEGDREQHPNEQL, encoded by the exons ATGGGAAGCTCACATCTCCTCAACAAAGGCATGCCTCTAG GCATCCGACCACCCATCATGAACGGACCCATGCACCCACGCCCCCTGGTGGCTCTGCTGGACGGGCGAGACTGCACAGTGGAGATGCCGGTCCTGAAGGACGTCGCCACTGTGGCCTTCTGCGATGCACAGTCCACGCAGGAGATCCACGAGAAG gtgctGAATGAAGCCGTGGGGGCATTGATGTATCACACCATCACTCTAATGAGAGAAGACCTGGAGAAGTTCAAAGCTCTCCGCATCATTGTGCGCATCGGTAGCGGCTATGACAACATTGACATCAAATCTGCGGGCGAACTTG GAATTGTCGTGTGTAACATGCCAGCTGCCTCGGTGGAGGAGACGGCTGACTCCACGCTGTGTCACATCCTCACCTTGTACCGGCGCACCACATGGCTCCATCAG GCTCTCCGGGAGGGCACGCGGGTCCAGAGCGTGGAGCAGATCCGAGAGGTGGCTTCAGGAGCGGCGAGGATCAGAGGGGAGACGCTGGGACTCATTGGACTAG gtcgAGTGGGCCAGGCTGTCGCCCTGCGAGCTAAGACGTTTGgtttcaatgtcattttttacGATCCCTATTTGGCGGACGGCGTGGAAAGATCCTTGGGCCTTCAAAGGGTCACTACACTACAG GATCTGCTTTTTCACTCTGACTGCGTGTCGCTGCACTGCAGCCTGAACGAACACAATCACCACCTCATCAACGACTTCACCGTCAAGCAG ATGCGTCAAGGGGCATTCCTGGTCAACACGGCGAGGGGAGGTCTGGTGGACGAGAAGGCCCTGGCCCAGGCCCTGAAGGACGGAAGGATACGTGGCGCAGCCCTGGACGTTCACGAGACGGAACCTTTTAG TTTCAGTCAGGGTCCCCTGAAGGATGCCCCCAACCTGATCTGCACGCCTCATGCCGCCTGGTACAGCGAACAGGCCTCACTGGAGATGCGAGAGGAGGCGGCCAGGGAGATCCGACGAGCCATCACAG GTCGTATTCCGGACAGTCTGAAGAACTGCGTCAACAAAGAGTTCCTGAGTCAGAACAATCACTGGACGGCAGTCGAACCGGCCAATGTCCACCCAGAACTCAATGGAGCATACAG GTACCCGCCAGGTGTAGTGAGCATGACCGCCGGCGGCCTTCCGCCCCCCGTTGAGGGCATCGTGCCCAGCGCGGTGCCCGTTGCGCACGCCCTCCCGCCAGCAGTCGTTCACCCGCCGCACACCCCGTCGCCCGGACACAACACAGTCAAGCCACCAGAGGGCGACAGAGAACAGCATCCAAATGAGCAGCTGTAG
- the LOC144058942 gene encoding C-terminal-binding protein 1 isoform X1: MNGPMHPRPLVALLDGRDCTVEMPVLKDVATVAFCDAQSTQEIHEKVLNEAVGALMYHTITLMREDLEKFKALRIIVRIGSGYDNIDIKSAGELGIVVCNMPAASVEETADSTLCHILTLYRRTTWLHQALREGTRVQSVEQIREVASGAARIRGETLGLIGLGRVGQAVALRAKTFGFNVIFYDPYLADGVERSLGLQRVTTLQDLLFHSDCVSLHCSLNEHNHHLINDFTVKQMRQGAFLVNTARGGLVDEKALAQALKDGRIRGAALDVHETEPFSFSQGPLKDAPNLICTPHAAWYSEQASLEMREEAAREIRRAITGRIPDSLKNCVNKEFLSQNNHWTAVEPANVHPELNGAYRYPPGVVSMTAGGLPPPVEGIVPSAVPVAHALPPAVVHPPHTPSPGHNTVKPPEGDREQHPNEQL, translated from the exons ATGAACGGACCCATGCACCCACGCCCCCTGGTGGCTCTGCTGGACGGGCGAGACTGCACAGTGGAGATGCCGGTCCTGAAGGACGTCGCCACTGTGGCCTTCTGCGATGCACAGTCCACGCAGGAGATCCACGAGAAG gtgctGAATGAAGCCGTGGGGGCATTGATGTATCACACCATCACTCTAATGAGAGAAGACCTGGAGAAGTTCAAAGCTCTCCGCATCATTGTGCGCATCGGTAGCGGCTATGACAACATTGACATCAAATCTGCGGGCGAACTTG GAATTGTCGTGTGTAACATGCCAGCTGCCTCGGTGGAGGAGACGGCTGACTCCACGCTGTGTCACATCCTCACCTTGTACCGGCGCACCACATGGCTCCATCAG GCTCTCCGGGAGGGCACGCGGGTCCAGAGCGTGGAGCAGATCCGAGAGGTGGCTTCAGGAGCGGCGAGGATCAGAGGGGAGACGCTGGGACTCATTGGACTAG gtcgAGTGGGCCAGGCTGTCGCCCTGCGAGCTAAGACGTTTGgtttcaatgtcattttttacGATCCCTATTTGGCGGACGGCGTGGAAAGATCCTTGGGCCTTCAAAGGGTCACTACACTACAG GATCTGCTTTTTCACTCTGACTGCGTGTCGCTGCACTGCAGCCTGAACGAACACAATCACCACCTCATCAACGACTTCACCGTCAAGCAG ATGCGTCAAGGGGCATTCCTGGTCAACACGGCGAGGGGAGGTCTGGTGGACGAGAAGGCCCTGGCCCAGGCCCTGAAGGACGGAAGGATACGTGGCGCAGCCCTGGACGTTCACGAGACGGAACCTTTTAG TTTCAGTCAGGGTCCCCTGAAGGATGCCCCCAACCTGATCTGCACGCCTCATGCCGCCTGGTACAGCGAACAGGCCTCACTGGAGATGCGAGAGGAGGCGGCCAGGGAGATCCGACGAGCCATCACAG GTCGTATTCCGGACAGTCTGAAGAACTGCGTCAACAAAGAGTTCCTGAGTCAGAACAATCACTGGACGGCAGTCGAACCGGCCAATGTCCACCCAGAACTCAATGGAGCATACAG GTACCCGCCAGGTGTAGTGAGCATGACCGCCGGCGGCCTTCCGCCCCCCGTTGAGGGCATCGTGCCCAGCGCGGTGCCCGTTGCGCACGCCCTCCCGCCAGCAGTCGTTCACCCGCCGCACACCCCGTCGCCCGGACACAACACAGTCAAGCCACCAGAGGGCGACAGAGAACAGCATCCAAATGAGCAGCTGTAG
- the maea gene encoding E3 ubiquitin-protein transferase MAEA has translation MAVQETASQLSMALKVQEYPTLKVPYETLNKRFRAAQKNIDRETSHVTMVVAELEKTLSSFPVVDSVVSLLDGVVEKLSALKRKAAESIQAEDESAKLCKRRIEHLKEHSSDQPASVNLWKKKRMDRMMVEHLLRCGYYNTAVKLARQSGIEDLVNIEMFLTAKEVEESLERQETATCLAWCHDNKSRLRKMKSCLEFSLRIQEFIELIRQNKRMDAVRHARKHFSQAEGGQLDEVRQVMGMLAFPSDTHISPYKDLLDPARWKMLIQQFRYDNYRLHQLGNNSVFTITLQAGLSAIKTPQCYKEDGTSKNPDCPVCSKSLNKLAQPLPMAHCANSRLVCKISGEVMNENNPPMMLPNGYVYGYNSLLSIRQDDKVICPRTKEVFSFSQAEKVYIM, from the exons ATGGCGGTGCAAGAGACAGCGTCCCAGCTCTCCATGGCTCTTAAAGTACAAGAATACCCCACGCTCAAG GTGCCCTACGAGACACTGAATAAGCGCTTTCGTGCGGCCCAGAAGAACATAGACAGGGAGACGAGTCACGTGACCATGGTGGTGGCTGAGTTGGAGAAGACGCTCAGCAGCTTTCCGGTGGTGGACTCTGTGGTGTCCCTGCTGGACGGCGTGGTGGAGAAGCTCAGTGCACTGAAACGAAAG GCCGCCGAGTCCATCCAGGCGGAAGACGAGAGCGCCAAGCTGTGCAAGCGGCGCATCGAGCATCTGAAAGAGCACAGCAGCGACCAGCCGGCCTCTGTCAATCTTTGGAAGAAGAAGCGCATGGACCGCATGATGGTGGAGCACCTGCTGCGCTGCGGGTACTACAACACGGCCGTCAAGCTGGCGAGACAGAGCGGCATCgag GATCTGGTCAACATCGAGATGTTCCTCACAGCGAAGGAGGTTGAGGAGTCCTTGGAGAGGCAGGAGACAGCTACCTGCTTAGCCTGGTGCCATGACAATAAGTCCCGTCTTCGCAAGATGAAG AGTTGTCTGGAGTTCAGTCTTAGAATCCAGGAGTTCATCGAGCTCATTCGACAGAACAAACGAATGGACGCCGTCAG ACATGCGAGGAAACACTTCAGCCAAGCCGAGGGTGGACAGTTGGACGAAGTACGGCAGGTGATGGGAATGCTGGCCTTCCCCTCAGACACACACATCTCCCCGTACAAG GATCTGTTAGATCCGGCCCGCTGGAAGATGCTGATCCAGCAATTCCGGTACGACAATTACCGACTGCACCAGCTGGGCAACAATTCCGTGTTCACCATCACCCTACAGGCTGGGCTGTCGGCCATTAAGACGCC TCAGTGTTACAAGGAGGATGGCACCTCCAAGAACCCCGACTGCCCCGTGTGCAGCAAGTCCTTAAACAAGCTGGCACAGCCTCTGCCTATGGCCCACTGCGCCAACTCCAGACTTGTGTGCAAGATCTCCGGCGAAGTCATGAACGAGAACAACCCCCCCATGATGTTGCCCAACGGATACGTGTATGGCTACAAT TCCCTGCTGTCCATCCGCCAAGATGACAAAGTAATTTGCCCCAGAACCAAAGAAGTCTTCAGCTTCTCTCAGGCTGAGAAAGTCTACATCATGTGA
- the LOC144058834 gene encoding heterogeneous nuclear ribonucleoprotein A0-like, which translates to MSDQLCKLFVGGLNVDTDDDGLRAHFEQYGSLTDCVVVVNKQLQRSRCFGFVTYSTPEEADAAMSARPHTVDGNAVEVKRAMSREDANKPEALAKVKKIFVGGLKDDIEEDHLSDYFSQYGQIEKSEVISDKDTRKKRGFGFVYFTDHDAADKAVVIKFHTINGHKVEVKKALTKQEMQAASRGGMTPRGRSSRGMRGNQNGYGSRDYGGSYNYGNGGGGYNCGGGYGGYGGHYGYGDQGGYGGGNGYSDFGSSYGQHSTSYGPMKGPFGGQRNPAPYTRGGGGGGYPRGGYGGGGY; encoded by the coding sequence ATGTCGGACCAGCTTTGTAAACTCTTTGTCGGCGGCCTCAACGTTGACACCGACGACGACGGCCTCCGCGCGCACTTCGAGCAGTACGGCTCGCTCACCGACTGCGTGGTGGTGGTCAACAAGCAGCTCCAACGCTCCCGCTGCTTCGGCTTTGTCACCTACTCGACGCCCGAGGAGGCCGACGCCGCCATGAGCGCCAGGCCGCACACCGTCGACGGCAACGCGGTCGAGGTGAAGCGGGCCATGTCGCGAGAGGACGCCAACAAACCCGAAGCGCTCGCCAAAGTGAAGAAAATCTTCGTGGGAGGGCTGAAAGACGATATCGAAGAGGATCACCTCAGCGACTATTTCTCCCAGTATGGTCAAATCGAGAAGTCGGAGGTAATCTCCGACAAGGACACGAGAAAGAAGAGAGGCTTCGGCTTCGTGTACTTCACCGACCATGACGCCGCCGACAAGGCTGTCGTGATCAAGTTTCACACCATCAACGGACATAAAGTGGAGGTGAAGAAGGCCCTCACTAAGCAGGAGATGCAGGCGGCCAGCCGGGGCGGCATGACTCCGAGAGGAAGGTCCAGCCGAGGCATGAGGGGGAATCAAAATGGCTACGGTAGTAGAGACTATGGTGGAAGCTACAACTACGGAAATGGCGGCGGAGGCTACAACTGCGGTGGAGGCTACGGGGGCTACGGCGGGCATTATGGCTACGGCGACCAGGGCGGCTACGGTGGCGGTAACGGCTACAGCGATTTCGGCAGCAGCTACGGCCAACATTCCACCAGCTACGGTCCTATGAAGGGACCCTTCGGCGGCCAGAGAAATCCGGCTCCCTACACACGTGGAGGCGGCGGTGGTGGTTACCCCAGGGGGGGCTACGGCGGCGGAGGGTACTAG
- the LOC144058833 gene encoding heterogeneous nuclear ribonucleoprotein A0-like, whose translation MSSKLTKLFVGGLNVETTEDGLRCHFEQFGALSDCVVVMNQMLGRSRCFGFITYMTAEEADAAMASKPHVIDGRSVELKWAVAREEASNTDASSNVKKIFVGGVKDHLEAENLSDYFSQYGPVEKAEIITDKLTGRKRGFGFVFFEDSDSATKAAQTKFHTISGTKVEVKKAMSKLEMAGGGGGGRGGGGRGRGRAMSSYGGGRGSGGGGYGSGGYGGGYESGSGYGGGGGGYGGGGYGGGGGGGYGAGGGYGGSSYEEYDSGMGGGYSNGDFGESYGQQQSSYGAMKGGNYSSFRSQAPYSRGGYSRGGGYGGSY comes from the coding sequence ATGTCGTCTAAACTTACAAAGCTTTTTGTCGGAGGCCTGAATGTGGAGACGACGGAAGATGGCCTCCGCTGCCATTTCGAGCAATTCGGCGCGCTCAGCGACTGCGTGGTGGTCATGAACCAGATGCTAGGCCGCTCACGCTGCTTTGGCTTCATAACCTACATGACGGCGGAGGAGGCCGACGCAGCAATGGCGTCCAAGCCACATGTCATTGACGGCCGCAGCGTGGAGCTCAAGTGGGCCGTGGCACGGGAAGAGGCCAGCAACACGGACGCGTCGTCCAACGTTAAAAAGATCTTCGTCGGCGGCGTCAAAGACCACCTGGAGGCCGAGAACCTCAGCGACTACTTCTCCCAGTACGGCCCCGTGGAGAAGGCCGAGATTATCACCGACAAGCTGACCGGCAGGAAGCGTGGCTTCGGCTTTGTCTTCTTCGAGGACAGCGACTCGGCCACCAAGGCGGCGCAAACCAAGTTCCACACCATCAGCGGCACTAAGGTCGAGGTAAAGAAGGCTATGAGCAAACTGGAGAtggccggcggcggcggtggaggtagaggcggcggcggccgggGTCGTGGTAGAGCCATGTCGAGTTACGGCGGAGGAAGAGGAAGCGGTGGTGGGGGCTACGGATCAGGTGGCTACGGCGGAGGCTATGAAAGTGGCAGCGGTTAcggtggaggtggaggaggcTACGGCGGCGGGGGCtacggaggaggaggcggcggcggctaTGGTGCTGGAGGAGGCTACGGCGGCAGCAGCTACGAAGAATACGACAGCGGCATGGGTGGCGGATATAGCAACGGGGACTTCGGGGAGAGCTACGGACAGCAGCAATCCAGCTACGGTGCCATGAAGGGGGGAAACTACTCTTCATTCCGGAGCCAGGCCCCGTACAGCAGAGGCGGCTATAGCCGAGGGGGAGGCTACGGAGGCAGCTATTAG